In Salvelinus namaycush isolate Seneca chromosome 17, SaNama_1.0, whole genome shotgun sequence, one genomic interval encodes:
- the pdlim3b gene encoding PDZ and LIM domain protein 3b, whose protein sequence is MPQNVVLDGPAPWGFRLNGGKDFNQPLTITRVTPGSKASLANLCPGDIILAIEGVSTECMTHSEAQNKIKDPASQLGLKIERPETKLWSPQVTEDGKANPFKLNLEAEQQELKPIGTGHNRRAQPFMAAATIANGRQVVSSSYNTPIGLYSSGNIQDALHGQLPGLVHDKHEGGKTLSSIKESHVYRMLQDDQDRPHEPRQSGSFKALQEHVETDGAKPLITRSVRAPVTKPPTPAGSLQKLPLCDKCGNGIVGTVVKAREKFRHPGCFVCSDCKVNLKQRGYFFVEGQLYCETHARARTIPPEGHDVITVYPTA, encoded by the exons GTGACGCCTGGCAGCAAAGCCTCGCTGGCCAACCTGTGCCCCGGTGACATCATCCTGGCCATAGAGGGTGTGAGTACAGAGTGCATGACTCACAGCGAGGCCCAGAACAAGATCAAAGACCCTGCCTCCCAGCTCGGCCTCAAGATTGAGAG GCCTGAGACCAAACTGTGGTCTCCCCAAGTCACAGAGGATGGGAAAGCAAACCCATTCAAGCTCAATTTAGAGGCAGAACAGCAA GAGTTGAAACCTATCGGTACAGGTCACAACCGACGTGCCCAGCCCTTCATGGCTGCGGCCACCATAGCCAACGGACGCCAGGTGGTGAGTTCCTCCTACAACACCCCCATAGGCCTCTACTCCTCAGGCAACATCCAGGACGCCCTGCACGGACAGCTCCCAGGCCTTGTTCACGATAAGCATGAGGG TGGTAAGACACTGTCCTCCATCAAGGAGTCTCATGTGTACCGGATGCTCCAGGATGACCAGGATAGGCCACATGAACCACGTCAGTCAGGCTCCTTTAAGGCTCTGCAGGAACACGTGGAGACTGATG GAGCAAAGCCGTTGATTACTAGAAGTGTAAGAGCTCCAGTGACAAAGCCTCCTACACCTGCGGGATCGCTACAGAAACTACCCCTCTGTGACAAGTGTGGAAACGGCATAGT AGGCACAGTGGTGAAGGCCAGAGAAAAGTTCCGCCACCCTGGATGTTTTGTGTGCTCCGACTGCAAAGTCAACCTGAAGCAGAGGGGCTACTTCTTTGTGGAGGGGCAGCTGTACTGCGAGACCCATGCCCGCGCCCGGACGATACCTCCAGAGGGACACGATGTCATCACCGTTTACCCCACGGCTTGA